A single bacterium DNA region contains:
- a CDS encoding HAD family hydrolase has translation MIDFSAIKAIFFDADDTLFEVRGSIGEHYASHLSNHGHNITAAEIDSVIFQAWQRMSSSYDNREEGYVTDHARDDHVWQEFLSNVMHDVGVRTPSDELLADIYGAFAKASSRQLLPYAEQLLEALSPHVALGILTNNDRRIHQLIPELGLAKYFQHIFCASDIGYKKPSHKVFMGITEQLGITTREILYIGDCPKNDVAGAVNADWNAIWLNRGLNPFSESKAEDYPETQAVPTIHCFSELLEKLYQLKEPTE, from the coding sequence ATGATAGATTTTTCGGCTATTAAGGCAATCTTTTTCGATGCTGATGATACCCTCTTTGAAGTACGGGGAAGTATCGGAGAACATTATGCAAGCCATCTCAGTAATCATGGCCATAATATTACCGCTGCAGAGATTGATAGTGTCATCTTCCAAGCTTGGCAACGGATGTCTTCGAGCTATGACAATAGAGAAGAAGGCTATGTCACCGACCATGCACGGGACGATCACGTATGGCAAGAGTTTCTTTCAAATGTAATGCATGATGTCGGTGTACGAACGCCATCAGACGAATTACTTGCCGACATCTATGGAGCATTTGCAAAAGCGTCAAGTCGGCAACTCCTGCCTTATGCGGAGCAGCTTCTTGAAGCTCTTTCGCCACATGTAGCCCTAGGAATCCTCACCAATAATGATAGGCGCATTCATCAACTCATTCCAGAACTCGGATTGGCAAAGTATTTCCAACACATATTTTGTGCCAGTGATATAGGATACAAGAAACCTTCTCATAAAGTATTTATGGGGATTACGGAACAACTGGGAATCACAACACGAGAAATTCTCTATATCGGAGATTGTCCTAAAAATGATGTCGCAGGAGCAGTCAATGCCGACTGGAACGCCATCTGGTTAAATAGAGGCTTAAATCCGTTTAGTGAAAGCAAAGCGGAAGATTATCCTGAAACACAGGCCGTTCCAACGATTCATTGCTTTTCGGAGCTGCTGGAAAAACTCTATCAATTAAAAGAGCCTACTGAATAA
- a CDS encoding leucyl/phenylalanyl-tRNA--protein transferase, which yields MVVTSFPPSHLADENGLLAIGGDVDLETLLLAYRSGIFPWPLEGEVLTWFAPPVRAILEIDQFILSRSMRRFLKRHDLEIFLNRDFESTIIACQQSTNRDGQLGTWITDDIIEGYLRLHEAGYAHSVECYDGRQLVGGLYGVSLGVMFAGESMFHIRNNASKLCFCFLVSYLRSHSVSWIDCQVMTPLTASFGAHEVQRTEFEEMLRFQLSQSQSRIFPIEPKEIGVWRGDYSVGSFN from the coding sequence ATGGTGGTTACAAGCTTTCCCCCGAGTCATTTAGCGGATGAAAATGGTCTGCTTGCCATTGGTGGGGATGTTGACCTTGAAACACTGCTCCTGGCCTACAGATCAGGAATTTTTCCATGGCCGCTAGAGGGGGAGGTTCTGACTTGGTTTGCTCCACCTGTAAGAGCAATTCTAGAGATTGATCAGTTCATTCTATCCCGTTCCATGCGTCGTTTTTTGAAGCGACATGACCTTGAGATATTTTTAAATCGAGATTTTGAATCAACGATTATTGCTTGTCAGCAAAGTACGAATCGAGATGGACAGCTTGGGACATGGATTACAGACGACATCATAGAAGGATATCTAAGATTACATGAAGCCGGGTATGCTCACAGCGTTGAATGTTATGACGGACGTCAGCTTGTCGGTGGACTCTATGGAGTAAGTCTTGGCGTAATGTTTGCGGGAGAGTCAATGTTTCATATCCGTAACAATGCCTCGAAGTTATGTTTTTGTTTTCTTGTTTCGTATCTGCGTTCTCATTCCGTGTCATGGATTGATTGTCAAGTCATGACGCCACTAACGGCGAGTTTCGGCGCGCATGAAGTGCAAAGAACTGAATTTGAAGAAATGTTGCGGTTTCAGTTGAGCCAGAGTCAATCTCGTATTTTTCCTATAGAGCCCAAGGAGATTGGCGTTTGGCGAGGTGATTATTCAGTAGGCTCTTTTAATTGA
- the clpS gene encoding ATP-dependent Clp protease adapter ClpS, whose product MHDEYHFTDTGSSEGGIETISDIRTRLKKPRLYKVLLLNDDYTTMDFVVMILEGIFLKSPTEAARIMLEVHHKGSGLCGIYPKEIAEAKIVAVEARAREEEFPLRCVMEEE is encoded by the coding sequence ATGCACGATGAATATCACTTCACGGATACTGGTTCCTCAGAGGGGGGAATAGAGACTATTTCAGATATCCGTACCCGTCTAAAGAAGCCGAGACTCTACAAGGTGCTATTACTCAATGACGATTATACAACTATGGATTTTGTAGTGATGATTTTAGAGGGGATTTTTCTTAAATCTCCAACCGAAGCGGCTCGAATTATGTTAGAAGTACATCACAAAGGCTCGGGGCTCTGTGGTATCTATCCAAAGGAAATTGCTGAGGCAAAAATTGTAGCTGTTGAAGCCAGAGCACGAGAGGAAGAGTTTCCTCTCCGATGTGTTATGGAGGAAGAATAG
- a CDS encoding UbiD family decarboxylase encodes MVSDLQEFISILRAEGDLCEITAPISHDLEAAEIHRRIIEQGGPALLFHNIQGAAFPLVTNLFGTKKRIELAFGKNPEELISRIAQLPETLFPPSLQALWNERDTFFQLAKVGIRRKQWSQSSLIADTPPRLSRLPLLKTWQEDGGAFITLPLVYTEHPEKGIPNLGMYRMQRFNDHETGLHCQIGKGGGFHLHVARERGESLPVNVFLGGPPALIVSAIAPLPENVPELLLCSLLMGKKLNLTKTPFSSLPAVTSAEFTLVGECNPLESRPEGPFGDHYGYYSLKHDYPVFRCHTLIRKRNPICPATVVGKPKQEDFYLGDYLQELLSPIFPLVMPTVRDLWSYGETGYHSLAAAVVHDRYKREAMVSAFRILGEGQLSLTKFLLVVDRPQDLKNFSTVLEYILERADFRTDLYIFSNLSMDTLDYTGPEVNKGSKGVLLGVGEPIRRLPSQFSGALPKGIENALAFCRGCLVLSGNSYQKEKDLAQRIAGYEGFSEWPMIILADDAEKTAQSSSYFLWQSFTRFEPGADIFCHKKEIHRNHLGYTAPIVIDTRMKPGYPDELICDPDTSELVDSRWSEYFSQ; translated from the coding sequence ATGGTATCTGACCTTCAAGAATTTATTTCGATCCTTCGAGCTGAGGGCGACCTCTGTGAGATTACTGCACCCATATCACACGACCTAGAAGCTGCTGAAATCCATAGGCGAATCATTGAGCAAGGTGGTCCAGCGCTTCTCTTTCACAACATTCAAGGAGCCGCTTTTCCTCTCGTAACCAATCTGTTTGGCACAAAAAAACGAATTGAACTTGCCTTCGGAAAAAATCCAGAAGAGTTAATCTCGCGCATTGCTCAACTCCCGGAGACTCTCTTTCCTCCCTCGCTACAAGCTCTGTGGAATGAAAGAGATACTTTTTTTCAACTTGCTAAGGTAGGAATACGAAGGAAACAGTGGTCTCAATCATCTCTTATCGCAGATACTCCACCTCGCTTGAGTCGACTTCCCCTCCTAAAGACATGGCAGGAAGATGGCGGGGCTTTTATTACTCTCCCTCTGGTCTATACAGAGCATCCCGAAAAAGGAATCCCGAATCTCGGCATGTATCGAATGCAACGGTTTAATGATCATGAGACAGGCCTACATTGTCAGATTGGAAAAGGTGGGGGATTCCATCTTCACGTTGCTCGGGAACGTGGAGAAAGCCTTCCCGTCAACGTTTTTCTCGGTGGGCCGCCAGCACTCATTGTATCAGCTATAGCTCCGCTTCCGGAAAATGTTCCGGAACTTCTACTCTGTTCATTGTTGATGGGTAAAAAACTTAATCTTACGAAAACTCCCTTCTCATCTCTTCCAGCCGTGACCTCAGCCGAATTCACTCTTGTTGGAGAATGCAACCCGCTCGAAAGTCGGCCAGAAGGTCCTTTTGGAGACCACTATGGATATTACTCTCTCAAGCATGACTATCCAGTTTTTCGTTGCCATACGCTTATTCGGAAGAGAAATCCTATCTGTCCGGCAACTGTCGTCGGAAAGCCGAAACAAGAAGATTTTTACCTCGGTGATTATTTGCAAGAACTTTTAAGCCCAATATTCCCGCTCGTTATGCCCACCGTTCGTGATCTCTGGTCTTATGGCGAGACGGGATATCACTCCCTAGCAGCTGCTGTAGTGCACGATCGCTACAAACGAGAAGCAATGGTCTCTGCCTTTCGAATCCTCGGAGAGGGTCAGCTCTCGCTGACAAAATTCCTACTTGTCGTTGACCGGCCACAAGACCTGAAAAACTTTTCAACAGTACTTGAATATATTCTCGAGCGCGCAGACTTCCGTACTGATTTATACATATTTTCAAATCTCTCTATGGATACGCTCGACTATACTGGCCCTGAAGTAAATAAAGGAAGCAAGGGAGTCCTGTTAGGAGTTGGCGAGCCCATTCGCCGTTTACCGAGCCAGTTCTCTGGAGCATTACCAAAGGGCATCGAAAATGCTCTGGCATTCTGTCGTGGCTGCCTTGTATTGTCTGGAAACTCATACCAAAAGGAAAAAGACCTCGCTCAAAGAATTGCAGGATATGAAGGATTTTCAGAATGGCCCATGATTATTCTCGCGGACGATGCAGAAAAAACGGCGCAAAGCTCCAGTTATTTCTTATGGCAAAGTTTTACTCGTTTCGAGCCTGGAGCTGATATTTTCTGCCATAAGAAAGAAATTCACAGAAATCATCTCGGATATACAGCACCAATTGTCATTGATACGCGTATGAAGCCAGGCTATCCGGATGAGCTCATATGTGACCCCGATACCAGCGAACTCGTTGATTCACGATGGAGCGAGTACTTCTCTCAGTAG
- the clpA gene encoding ATP-dependent Clp protease ATP-binding subunit ClpA has translation MCYGGRIVFSTELGYTLEAAWREASTRLHAYFTLEHLLLALLADPEVHKILKNCGATLQELKADLEEFLESHVETATGSSAERAEPVQTPAVQRVLQRAILHMHSSGKQFITASEVLVATFSENDSHAVFFLRKQGLERIHILDYISHGIARDTDSDPRYEEDDRYSEDEYIDEYSTDGDFYHDAPEARRRSALETYTENLSHAAESGELDPVIGREAEVERAIRILSRRQKNNPLFLGAPGVGKTAMAHAIALQILSGQIPEALRNAQVYSLHIGSLIAGTKFRGEFEDRIRNITRELLEQDNAILFIDEIHTIVGAGSTGTGSVDASNFLKPLLSKGTFRCIGSTTDEDYKKFFEKDRALTRRFTTIELEEPSSETTVKILEGLKERFEEHHAVKFSRSALRAAVELSAKHITDKALPDKAIDVLDEAGAANSIRLPSKRKKQITDTDIADVVSRIAKVPVKKLKGTDEQKLQDLEHTLKSKVFGQDDAIHAIVLAMKRARALLQSEAKPMGSFLFAGPTGVGKTELAKVLAQALGIHFHRFDMSEYMEKHAISRLLGAPPGYVGYEEGGQLTDLVRKHPYAVLLLDEIEKAHPDIFNVLLQVMDNAQATDNQGRKADFRNIILIMTTNAGSTAAKGIGFGKQESNDHREKAIKELFRPEFRNRLDDTIHFHSLPLPVVRSVVQKCIDELESQLSSQKVLFTLSPEALDWLAKHGFDEELGARPMARIIQKEIKDQLVDELLFGELRKGGTVLVDEKEGALVLSIQKGS, from the coding sequence ATGTGTTATGGAGGAAGAATAGTGTTTAGTACCGAACTTGGCTATACCCTCGAAGCTGCTTGGCGTGAGGCATCTACTCGCTTGCATGCCTATTTTACTCTAGAGCATCTGTTGTTAGCGCTCTTGGCAGATCCGGAGGTACATAAAATTCTGAAGAATTGTGGAGCTACTCTTCAGGAACTGAAAGCAGATCTAGAAGAATTTCTGGAGTCTCACGTAGAAACCGCCACTGGTTCAAGTGCTGAGCGTGCTGAGCCAGTTCAAACACCTGCCGTTCAAAGAGTATTACAAAGAGCGATCCTCCATATGCACTCCTCTGGCAAACAGTTTATCACTGCCTCTGAAGTGCTCGTTGCTACTTTTAGTGAGAATGATTCTCACGCCGTATTTTTTCTGAGAAAACAAGGACTAGAACGAATTCATATTCTTGACTACATATCGCACGGTATTGCTCGTGATACTGACTCTGATCCCCGCTATGAAGAAGATGACAGGTACTCAGAGGATGAATATATCGATGAGTACTCAACAGATGGAGATTTCTATCATGACGCTCCAGAGGCAAGACGACGATCTGCTCTCGAGACCTATACTGAGAATCTATCCCATGCAGCAGAATCTGGAGAGCTTGATCCCGTTATCGGAAGGGAGGCTGAAGTAGAAAGAGCTATACGGATCCTGAGTCGGAGACAGAAAAATAATCCCCTCTTCCTCGGTGCACCCGGTGTTGGCAAAACTGCTATGGCACATGCTATTGCGCTGCAAATTCTCTCTGGTCAGATACCTGAAGCATTGCGTAACGCACAAGTCTACTCTCTTCATATTGGTTCACTGATTGCTGGAACAAAGTTTCGAGGAGAGTTCGAAGATCGGATACGGAACATCACTCGTGAACTTCTGGAACAAGACAACGCTATTCTTTTTATTGATGAGATCCATACAATCGTTGGGGCGGGCTCCACGGGAACTGGTAGCGTTGATGCCTCAAATTTTCTTAAGCCGCTTCTCTCAAAAGGCACATTCCGCTGTATCGGAAGCACTACCGATGAGGATTACAAAAAATTCTTTGAAAAAGATCGGGCTCTCACCAGACGCTTCACCACTATTGAGCTTGAAGAGCCCTCCTCGGAGACCACCGTTAAGATTTTGGAGGGGCTCAAAGAACGCTTCGAGGAGCATCATGCAGTTAAGTTTTCTCGCTCTGCCCTGCGAGCTGCTGTAGAACTTTCCGCAAAGCACATCACAGATAAAGCATTACCAGATAAAGCTATCGACGTTCTCGATGAAGCCGGAGCAGCAAACTCTATTCGTCTGCCTTCAAAGCGAAAAAAACAAATCACCGATACAGATATTGCAGATGTGGTATCACGAATTGCAAAGGTACCAGTAAAAAAACTGAAAGGCACTGATGAACAGAAGCTTCAAGACTTAGAACATACCCTGAAAAGCAAGGTATTTGGTCAAGATGATGCTATACATGCGATCGTCCTCGCCATGAAGAGGGCTCGAGCCCTACTTCAATCAGAAGCAAAACCGATGGGAAGTTTTCTCTTTGCTGGCCCTACGGGAGTTGGAAAAACAGAATTAGCGAAAGTACTTGCTCAAGCTCTCGGCATCCACTTTCATCGGTTCGATATGAGTGAGTATATGGAAAAACACGCTATCTCACGACTTCTTGGAGCACCGCCAGGGTATGTCGGATACGAAGAAGGTGGTCAACTTACCGACCTGGTAAGGAAGCATCCCTATGCTGTTTTACTGCTTGATGAGATTGAAAAAGCACACCCAGACATATTCAATGTACTTCTCCAAGTAATGGACAATGCACAGGCAACGGACAATCAAGGAAGAAAAGCGGACTTCCGTAATATAATTCTCATCATGACCACTAATGCTGGATCGACTGCCGCGAAGGGCATTGGTTTTGGCAAACAGGAGAGTAACGATCATAGAGAAAAAGCAATTAAAGAACTTTTTCGTCCCGAATTTAGGAATCGCCTTGACGACACCATCCACTTCCATTCGCTTCCCCTGCCGGTGGTGCGGTCAGTAGTTCAAAAGTGTATCGATGAGTTAGAATCGCAGCTTTCCTCTCAGAAGGTTTTATTCACTCTTTCCCCTGAAGCTCTTGATTGGCTTGCAAAACATGGGTTTGACGAAGAGTTAGGAGCACGACCGATGGCACGGATAATTCAGAAAGAGATTAAAGACCAGCTTGTCGACGAGCTCCTGTTCGGAGAACTCCGAAAAGGAGGCACCGTCCTAGTGGATGAGAAGGAAGGAGCCCTTGTGCTGAGCATTCAGAAAGGCAGCTAA